One genomic segment of Acinetobacter sp. C26M includes these proteins:
- a CDS encoding DKNYY domain-containing protein yields the protein MSKKTTVLMQVTLPAYQIKIASFTLFLLMIILTWLLLVYFSYDLSLYYLYQFLPFFAQLLSIALMFALLIPTLYLYNQLYQKYFRCCITFKLYQQGIALDDSKQSTFFSWLDLIQIQLRQQQTQIHSFHLLSKNKPYRQYFYFNSWMWPATLTQQHCEFLPFWKKLEALAKQQQLQRIHSSSSNQKTHIEISTLIADQQALDIFQRKQRWSAIALTLGILVSFSLFMGYLLWHEFEDGSIDLPHQQTQAISGTNFETFQNQVYIFKQGQGTFLVPQVKANQFTGLALGNLPDRADELYSNVGKTPQHVYWQDHILSQLNPAQTSYLGNDFTKDGQQVYFRDIRLTNANAAHFTAILHPRFNTLGYFYAKDNQQVYYKTTVLTDLDPQQSQAFPNNSQYIHDQHVVYYLDKKLHGLNAQQTQIFSGNNRFSHKLNLATDGHAYYLNEHRLPTVAEYKFGGTTPVVVAQLQLLGSQSSEPYPGNFSYFFADQQHIYLYDEFYQNLKVLYRFKHPVELKVLDDRRFSDGKNIYILTEKIYRSRGRSSGTTTHGFKISLMREKDQQIIAQYFARNPSALKLSNLLQDRDIN from the coding sequence ATGAGCAAAAAAACCACTGTTTTGATGCAAGTCACACTACCCGCCTATCAAATAAAAATTGCGTCTTTTACGTTGTTTTTATTGATGATCATACTGACTTGGCTGCTACTCGTTTACTTTAGTTATGATCTAAGCCTGTACTATCTTTATCAATTCCTGCCTTTCTTCGCCCAACTACTCAGTATTGCTTTAATGTTTGCTTTATTGATCCCAACGCTTTACCTCTATAACCAGCTTTATCAGAAATACTTTAGATGCTGCATCACCTTTAAGCTATATCAGCAAGGCATTGCACTGGATGATTCAAAACAATCTACTTTTTTCTCTTGGCTAGATTTGATTCAGATACAGCTTCGACAACAACAAACTCAAATCCATAGTTTTCATCTCTTAAGTAAAAACAAACCTTATCGACAGTATTTTTATTTTAACTCATGGATGTGGCCTGCCACCTTAACCCAGCAACATTGTGAGTTTTTACCATTCTGGAAAAAACTGGAAGCTCTAGCAAAACAGCAACAGTTGCAACGCATTCACAGCTCTAGTAGCAACCAAAAGACTCATATTGAGATAAGCACTTTAATTGCAGATCAACAAGCGCTAGACATTTTCCAACGAAAACAGAGATGGTCTGCTATCGCATTAACACTTGGTATTTTAGTCAGCTTTAGTCTTTTTATGGGTTATCTACTCTGGCATGAATTTGAGGATGGCAGTATTGATCTACCCCATCAACAAACACAGGCAATCTCTGGCACAAATTTCGAAACTTTTCAGAATCAGGTCTATATTTTTAAACAAGGTCAAGGTACTTTTTTAGTTCCTCAAGTAAAGGCTAATCAATTTACAGGTTTAGCTTTAGGCAATCTCCCTGATCGTGCAGATGAGCTGTATAGCAATGTCGGTAAAACACCACAACATGTTTACTGGCAAGACCACATCTTGTCACAATTAAATCCTGCGCAAACAAGCTATTTAGGCAATGATTTCACCAAAGATGGTCAACAGGTTTATTTTCGGGATATACGCTTAACCAACGCGAATGCCGCACATTTCACGGCAATATTGCATCCAAGATTCAATACGCTTGGCTATTTTTATGCTAAAGATAATCAACAGGTCTATTACAAAACAACGGTCTTAACAGATTTAGATCCTCAACAGAGTCAAGCATTTCCAAATAATAGCCAATATATTCACGATCAGCATGTTGTCTATTACCTAGATAAAAAGCTTCACGGATTAAATGCTCAACAGACTCAAATTTTTAGCGGCAACAACCGTTTTAGCCACAAGCTTAATTTAGCAACAGATGGTCATGCTTATTACTTAAATGAACATCGATTACCAACTGTAGCCGAGTATAAATTTGGGGGAACTACCCCTGTTGTCGTAGCGCAACTACAACTGCTCGGTAGCCAAAGTAGCGAACCCTACCCAGGAAATTTCAGCTATTTTTTCGCTGATCAACAACACATTTATCTCTATGATGAGTTTTATCAAAACCTAAAAGTTCTGTACCGTTTTAAGCATCCAGTAGAGTTAAAGGTTTTAGATGATCGACGTTTTAGCGACGGGAAAAATATTTACATCCTGACCGAAAAGATCTACCGCTCTAGAGGTCGCTCTTCTGGAACCACCACACATGGTTTTAAAATCAGCCTGATGCGTGAAAAAGACCAGCAGATCATCGCTCAGTATTTTGCCCGTAATCCAAGTGCCTTAAAACTATCCAACCTGCTTCAGGATAGGGACATCAACTAA
- a CDS encoding DUF1289 domain-containing protein has product MSNDRRIPSLTPCAGRCSTVFGDLVCRGCRRFNHEVIQWNTYTAEQRLMVWKRLDAQLDQILVPLLPHANVQHIEGFIQNKRTRVLESASKGRKLYHALKICEKNKHLAHESGLGISDAQVKPIWDEFERRVLALAKASYELAWLRADGISNTLLRALELEEDEI; this is encoded by the coding sequence TTGAGTAATGATCGTCGAATTCCATCATTGACCCCATGTGCAGGGCGCTGTTCAACGGTATTTGGTGATCTAGTCTGTCGTGGCTGTCGCCGCTTTAATCATGAAGTGATTCAGTGGAATACTTATACGGCTGAGCAACGCTTGATGGTGTGGAAACGCTTAGATGCACAACTTGATCAGATCTTGGTGCCTTTATTACCTCATGCGAATGTACAGCATATTGAGGGCTTTATTCAGAATAAGCGTACCCGTGTATTGGAGAGTGCGAGTAAAGGGCGCAAGTTGTACCACGCCTTAAAGATTTGTGAAAAGAATAAACATTTGGCGCATGAAAGTGGTCTTGGTATTAGTGATGCACAAGTTAAGCCGATTTGGGATGAGTTTGAACGTCGTGTACTGGCTTTAGCAAAGGCGAGTTATGAGTTGGCATGGTTGCGTGCCGATGGCATCAGCAATACTTTATTGCGTGCATTAGAGCTAGAAGAAGATGAGATTTAA
- a CDS encoding rhodanese-related sulfurtransferase, producing the protein MNATVEQLAPVEQQATNNWVVAALYQFKEVSDAADLQQRLLDLVNSINLCGTLIVASEGINGTVAGDRAAIDTVHQFLLNEGFNAMEYKESESSEKPFRKMKIKLKNEIVTLGVEVKPRDLVGHYLDPKEWNELINRDDVILIDTRNDYEYKAGTFKGAIDPKTESFREFPEYVKQNLEQHKDKKIAMFCTGGIRCEKSTSLLLQEGFNEVYHLKGGILKYLEETPAEESMWEGECFVFDGRTAVTHGVEEGENIKCHACGWPLTKVEAELPSYEHGVSCVYCIDKTTDKQKAGFRMRQSQIAAAKRKRL; encoded by the coding sequence ATGAACGCTACTGTAGAACAGCTTGCACCTGTAGAACAGCAAGCGACCAATAATTGGGTTGTTGCAGCACTATATCAATTTAAAGAAGTTTCAGATGCAGCGGATCTGCAACAACGTCTTTTGGACTTAGTGAATAGCATCAATTTATGTGGAACTCTGATTGTAGCCTCTGAAGGAATTAATGGAACTGTTGCTGGCGACCGTGCCGCGATTGATACAGTTCATCAATTCCTTTTGAACGAAGGTTTTAACGCAATGGAATATAAAGAGTCAGAAAGCTCTGAAAAACCATTCCGTAAAATGAAAATTAAACTCAAAAATGAAATTGTAACTTTAGGTGTAGAAGTTAAGCCACGTGATTTAGTCGGTCACTATCTTGACCCTAAAGAATGGAATGAATTGATTAATCGTGATGATGTGATCTTAATTGACACACGCAATGACTATGAATACAAAGCAGGCACATTCAAGGGTGCAATTGATCCTAAAACAGAAAGCTTCCGTGAATTCCCTGAATATGTAAAACAAAACCTTGAACAGCATAAAGACAAGAAAATTGCGATGTTCTGTACAGGTGGTATCCGCTGTGAGAAATCAACTTCATTGCTGCTACAAGAAGGTTTTAACGAAGTTTATCACCTGAAAGGCGGTATTTTAAAATACCTTGAAGAAACCCCTGCCGAAGAGAGCATGTGGGAAGGTGAATGCTTCGTCTTTGATGGCCGTACCGCGGTTACACACGGTGTTGAAGAAGGCGAAAATATTAAGTGTCACGCTTGTGGTTGGCCACTGACTAAAGTTGAAGCCGAGTTACCAAGCTACGAGCATGGTGTTTCTTGTGTTTACTGTATCGACAAAACCACTGACAAGCAAAAAGCGGGCTTCCGTATGCGCCAGTCACAAATTGCAGCAGCAAAACGCAAACGTCTATAA
- a CDS encoding DedA family protein, with protein sequence MGLEQWVLSIMEKLGYLGIAFLMFLDNVFPPIPSEIIMPSAGYTASKGELTLIGVIIAGSAGSILAAMLLYWIGRKVPQQRLFNFVEHYGKYLRIQVADLEKALMWFNKHGHRIVFFGRMIPAVRSLISIPAGMSRMPFAKFMFYSTAGTVIWTSFLAYLGYHFSENQALMLAILQRISYIIFALVLIYIVWWIIKKFYLNKSNP encoded by the coding sequence ATGGGACTGGAACAATGGGTCTTATCGATCATGGAGAAACTTGGATATTTAGGTATCGCATTTTTAATGTTTCTGGATAATGTCTTCCCCCCTATTCCCTCTGAAATCATTATGCCTTCAGCAGGCTATACTGCATCAAAGGGCGAACTTACCCTGATCGGTGTCATTATTGCAGGCAGTGCAGGTTCAATACTCGCAGCGATGCTATTGTATTGGATAGGACGCAAAGTCCCTCAGCAACGTCTGTTTAATTTTGTAGAGCACTATGGAAAATATCTTCGTATTCAGGTGGCTGACCTAGAAAAAGCCTTAATGTGGTTTAACAAACATGGACATCGCATTGTTTTCTTTGGTCGTATGATTCCAGCTGTACGTTCTTTAATTAGTATTCCTGCTGGTATGAGTAGAATGCCTTTTGCCAAATTTATGTTCTACAGCACTGCTGGAACCGTGATTTGGACCAGTTTTCTGGCCTACCTAGGTTATCATTTTAGTGAAAATCAGGCACTGATGCTGGCGATTCTGCAACGTATCAGCTACATCATTTTTGCGCTTGTACTCATTTATATCGTGTGGTGGATAATCAAAAAGTTTTATCTGAATAAATCAAATCCCTAA